A single window of Aspergillus flavus chromosome 4, complete sequence DNA harbors:
- a CDS encoding histone transcription regulator HIRA, WD repeat superfamily (histone transcription regulator Hir1, putative): MHIIKPVWLTHGGERKDFEVYSCDVSPDGSRLVTAAGDGYVRIWSTEAICNTNDPAVASKPKQLASMSNHSGTIHTVRFSPNGKYLASGADDKIVCIYTLDTNPPSHATTFGSNEAPPVENWRTVRRLIGHDNDVQDLGWSYDSSILVSVGLDSKVVVWSGHTFEKLKTISIHQSHVKGITFDPANKYFATASDDRTVRIFRFTSPAPNSTAHDQMNNFVLEQTISAPFANSPLTAYFRRCSWSPDGMHIAAANAVNGPVSSVAIINRGSWDGDINLIGHEAPVEVCAFSPRLYASQPVDKQAMDNQHGAQNLVTVIACAGGDKSLSIWITSNPRPIVVAQELAAKSLSDLAWSPDGKCLYATALDGTILAVRFEDGDLGYATAMEENEKSLTKFGTNRKGAGITETPDGLLLEEKSKAGEIKGVEGRMGALMGDDQADNITNEKPAPLPSNAPTPARPSSPAPDAQKSQPNGTATPSAPEPEKPDPYQAKLERLKQRPTYTKDGKKRIAPLLVSGAGAAESSLPQARLMASVSNQVKADTPQSIVDLSKPFDGLPKGGLATLLFGNKRKLAQLEEDDDGHVEKRVALASQNGATPLLTNTPDGLLPARPQPAPTGQQPTPEFIRPAVTNPCMAMSQVRLAVPKVRNQILRAIDPNGKPTEPPSASGESSKSRVDVVFEARNPSAASLTGRAVDREPVRLTLFRGEQPLWQDFLPRTVLLVTGNQSMWAAACEDGSVYIWTPAGRRLVSALVLEAQPVILECNGPWILCISAVGMCYVWNVKHLSSPHPPVSLQPALDAAIHTLGAHPSAAPAITNARINSEGRIVVAMSNGEGYSYSPSMFTWQRISEPWWAVGSQYWNTTEAPVGNLQTADAQKDKDAKAAVSAGIIPFLERNTTSETLLRGRAYFLQRLIKVLLSREGYESFESSVSIAHLENRLAAALSLGAKEEFRLYLSMYAKRIGAEGLKMKVEELLKGLIGGLFEEDEAGTAQRLQENEQEDRNWRESSETLCGWPREVLLKEVILALGKHRDLQRVTVPYAKLLGVVDGESDVGDAMET, translated from the exons ATGCATATCATAAAACCTGTTTGGCTGACGCACGGAG GTGAGAGGAAGGATTTCGAGGTTTATAGTTGCGATGTGTCGCCCGATGGAAGTCGTTTAGTTACAGCTGCTGGAG ATGGATACGTTCGGATATGGTCCACGGAAGCTATCTGCAATACCAATGACCCTGCGGTTGCCAGCAAGCCGAAGCAGCTGGCGTCGATGAGCAACCACTCCGGTACGATTCATACAGTTCGGTTTTCGCCAAACGGGAAGTACCTCGCATCAGGGGCGGATGATAAGATTGTTTGTATTTACACGCTGGATACGAATCCTCCGTCGCATGCTACAACATTTG GGTCGAACGAGGCACCTCCTGTGGAAAACTGGCGCACGGTCCGGCGACTGATAGGCCACGATAATGACGTTCAAGACTTGGGCTGGTCCTACGACTCTTCTATCCTGGTGTCTGTCGGATTGGATTCTAAGGTGGTAGTGTGGTCAGGGCATACAtttgagaagctgaagacGATTTCCATACATCAGTCTCATGTCAAAGGGATAACTTTCGATCCAGCTAACAAGTATTTTGCTACGGCCAGCGATGATCGCACTGTCCGAATCTTTCGTTTTACCTCTCCTGCCCCGAACTCGACCGCTCATGACCAGATGAACAATTTCGTCCTTGAACAGACCATCTCCGCGCCTTTCGCCAACTCCCCTCTCACTGCTTATTTCCGTCGATGTTCATGGTCGCCCGATGGTATGCACATCGCCGCTGCAAATGCCGTCAATGGACCGGTCAGTTCCGTCGCGATAATCAACCGTGGGTCCTGGGATGGGGACATAAACCTGATCGGACATGAAGCTCCTGTGGAAGTGTGTGCCTTTTCCCCCCGACTGTACGCCAGTCAGCCGGTCGACAAACAAGCGATGGATAATCAACATGGCGCACAAAACCTAGTGACCGTCATTGCTTGTGCGGGAGGAGATAAATCCCTAAGCATCTGGATCACCAGTAACCCCAGGCCGATTGTGGTTGCTCAGGAGCTTGCCGCCAAATCTCTATCTGATCTGGCTTGGAGTCCCGACGGAAAATGTCTTTACGCAACGGCACTGGATGGCACGATACTCGCAGTCCGGTTCGAGGACGGTGATTTGGGATACGCAACGGCTAtggaggagaatgagaagTCGCTTACCAAATTTGGGACCAACAGAAAGGGCGCCGGCATCACAGAGACTCCAGATGGATTGCTGCTtgaggagaagagcaaggctgGTGAGATCAAGGGTGTCGAAGGGCGAATGGGTGCCCTGATGGGCGATGACCAGGCCGATAATATAACCAACGAAAAGCCCGCACCTCTACCTTCTAATGCCCCAACCCCAGCACGGCCATCGTCTCCGGCCCCAGATGCACAGAAGAGCCAGCCCAACGGGACCGCAACGCCATCGGCCCCAGAGCCGGAGAAGCCTGACCCGTATCAAGCAAAACTTGAAAGACTGAAGCAACGTCCTACATACACCAAGGACGGCAAGAAGCGTATTGCCCCGCTTTTGGTGTCCGGTGCAGGTGCAGCTGAGTCCTCCCTGCCTCAGGCCCGCTTGATGGCCTCGGTTAGCAACCAGGTGAAGGCCGATACACCCCAGTCTATTGTCGATCTCTCTAAGCCCTTCGACGGTTTACCGAAGGGGGGCCTTGCCACTCTGCTCTTTGGGAATAAGCGCAAGCTCGCgcagctggaggaagacgatgatgggCATGTAGAAAAGCGTGTCGCATTGGCAAGTCAGAATGGTGCTACCCCTCTTCTTACGAACACCCCAGATGGCCTTCTCCCTGCACGACCGCAACCCGCTCCCACCGGTCAACAACCGACACCAGAGTTTATTCGACCTGCGGTGACGAATCCTTGTATGGCCATGAGCCAGGTACGACTAGCCGTACCCAAGGTCCGAAACCAGATACTCCGAGCCATTGATCCTAATGGGAAGCCGACTGAACCACCAAGTGCGTCGGGAGAGTCCAGCAAATCCCGCGTTGATGTTGTCTTTGAAGCTCGCAACCCGTCAGCCGCTAGCTTGACCGGCCGCGCAGTAGACCGGGAGCCGGTGCGGCTCACACTCTTCCGGGGTGAACAGCCCCTGTGGCAGGATTTCCTTCCACGAACGGTCCTACTCGTGACGGGCAACCAGAGCATGTGGGCTGCGGCCTGTGAAGACGGATCAGTTTACATCTGGACCCCAGCTGGTCGTCGTCTTGTCAGTGCGCTCGTGCTTGAGGCGCAGCCGGTGATCTTAGAATGCAATGGGCCATGGATCCTCTGTATATCAGCCGTTGGGATGTGCTATGTTTGGAATGTCAAACATCTCTCCTCGCCTCATCCGCCTGTTTCCCTTCAGCCCGCACTGGATGCGGCAATCCACACACTGGGCGCACACCCGTCAGCCGCGCCGGCAATCACTAACGCACGGATCAATTCCGAAGGCCGAATAGTGGTCGCCATGTCGAATGGAGAGGGTTACTCCTATTCGCCTTCCATGTTTACATGGCAGCGGATTTCAGAGCCTTGGTGGGCTGTCGGCAGTCAGTACTGGAACACTACCGAAGCGCCGGTGGGCAACCTCCAGACCGCTGATGCGCAAAAAGACAAGGACGCAAAGGCTGCTGTATCAGCTGGAATTATCCCATTCTTGGAACGCAACACGACCAGCGAGACGCTACTCCGCGGACGAGCATACTTCCTCCAACGGTTGATCAAGGTTCTTCTCTCCCGCGAAGGCTACGAGAGTTTCGAATCGAGCGTATCTATTGCCCATCTGGAAAACAGACTTGCGGCGGCATTGTCCCTCGGAGCCAAGGAGGAGTTTCGGCTGTACCTCTCGATGTATGCTAAACGTATTGGAGCAGAAGGTCTCAAGATGAAGGTCGAAGAATTGCTAAAGGGCTTAATTGGTGGGTTGtttgaggaagacgaggccGGAACTGCCCAGCGCCTACAGGAAAACGAACAAGAAGACCGGAACTGGCGAGAAAGTTCAGAGACCCTCTGTGGCTGGCCGCGAGAGGTGTTATTGAAGGAGGTCATTCTGGCACTGG GCAAACACCGAGACCTCCAGCGGGTAACGGTACCATATGCCAAGCTACTGGGAGTTGTAGATGGCGAGTCGGATGTGGGCGATGCCATGGAAACATGA
- a CDS encoding UPF0171 domain protein (protein rmd11), protein MSSIARPPDPCLVAIILIVRSRAGPRFVFHYPPNPLSENGLRAAPKGRRPSRAKSAKSNDSSSSEESGSTSDEDEEEAHAQSQNASSVHLAGSALSAGRRWSNFGVDDHGSMAASPGGDSQRAGSIGSGRGLRKRGANSDVEDDSGAGSDRQEDGAGGSGGGLRPPWESLLGLQADVWEKLLSPSRSWHKRRFEVGINDLAFVGWPVFVREDGTWRKQRRKKKKTKPEWEGGELGHNEIPGDVRDDADEAIAASTETLSPHTMTASESQRASMGSIRSSRTLSEMLDGDDKDSMTMFNVVFVLDPPLLEYSMRIREIYDNIIKKFAKALKWEQARTDYVWREAQHISHIKEKAKETRTSVNTLYSELINHSSLARAIYTVYSNISASKIASVSLSPDVSISLQIPPLTSTPYLPGPGDKAYPGLWLTTADSVTPADDPTADENTAPHQVLAKHFALLLLSDEATILKDVEASGGALAPALAHYIRCSKPTKSFAQISALSGIPLSTIQMLASHLVYWRRARAIPPLHQRDVYFVSPNCDLSKLEVATAAYQLAFPTLPSLPKMLSALSGTPRPYGSFIPSKDHKEAYFAILAWLLRGGWVTQLRTFARVKVSPEIKMAVERALRREEVDKYLSKQGSSILSDHSKHNGDTSKNDDDDASSSSSSSLASQDSGEETPMPGRYKPDSKLHLSHSLLDQDTSLKTASLILFPHRAPPLESRWLDEIVSRFPKQPRFSVRGRANIDENDPEYAGLRTPMKDLWPVYIKYFNGMDALEKVPVRENLKRKLVWQVLTRLGLVTGSQSYIELDPSEQVLIGVRHW, encoded by the exons ATGTCGTCAATCGCACGACCGCCAGACCCATGTCTGGTCGCGATCATCCTAATCGTGCGCTCCCGCGCCGGCCCTCGCTTCGTATTCCATTATCCCCCAAACCCCCTCAGTGAGAACGGACTCCGCGCAGCACCCAAAGGCCGCCGCCCCTCACGCGCCAAATCCGCCAAGAGCAACGATTCCAGCTCCAGCGAAGAGTCCGGCTCGACGtccgatgaagacgaggaggaggcgcATGCCCAGAGTCAGAATGCGAGCTCAGTACATCTCGCCGGGAGCGCCTTGTCGGCAGGGCGACGGTGGAGCAATTTTGGCGTCGATGATCATGGTTCCATGGCTGCTTCGCCTGGGGGAGATTCGCAGCGGGCTGGGTCTATAGGGTCGGGTCGCGGGTTGCGGAAGCGTGGGGCCAATTCGGATGTCGAGGATGATTCCGGGGCTGGGTCGGATAGACAAGAGGATGGAGCGGGGGGTTCAGGAGGGGGGCTCCGGCCACCGTGGGAGTCGTTGCTTGGATTACAGGCTGATGTTTGGGAGAAGTTGTTGAGTCCGTCCCGGTCGTGGCATAAGCGGCGGTTTGAGGTCGGAATTAATGATCTGGCATTTGTTGGGTGGCCGGTCTTTGTTCGAGAGGATGGCACTTGGAGGAAACAgcgaaggaagaagaagaagaccaaacCGGAGTGGGAAGGAGGTGAACTTGGTCATAATGAAATACCAGGGGATGTGCgcgatgatgccgatgagGCTATCGCTGCTTCAACGGAAACCTTGAGCCCGCATACGATGACAGCATCTGAATCTCAACGAGCATCGATGGGAAGCATCAGGAGTTCAAGGACGCTAAGCGAAATGCTGGATGGCGATGATAAGGATTCGATGACCATGTTCAATGTGGTGTTTGTATTGGATCCTCCGCTGTTGGAGTACTCCATGCGCATCCGAGAGATCTACGAtaatatcatcaagaagtTTGCTAAAGCACTGAAGTGGGAGCAGGCGCGAACGGATTACGTCTGGCGGGAGGCTCAGCATATTTCACATATCAAGGAGAAAGCGAAAGAAACAA GGACGTCTGTCAATACGCTCTACTCTGAACTCATAAACCACTCCTCCCTAGCGAGGGCAATATACACAGTCTACAGCAATATTTCAGCGTCCAAGATCGCTTCCGTTTCGCTGAGCCCGGACGTCTCTATTTCGCTTCAAATCCCTCCTCTTACCTCAACGCCTTATCTCCCTGGGCCAGGTGACAAAGCGTACCCAGGTCTTTGGCTTACAACAGCAGATAGCGTTACTCCCGCCGATGACCCCACCGCTGATGAAAACACTGCTCCGCATCAGGTGCTAGCTAAACACTTTGCGTTATTGTTACTTAGTGACGAAGCGACAATCCTCAAAGACGTAGAAGCATCGGGGGGTGCTCTAGCTCCCGCCCTTGCTCACTATATCCGATGTTCCAAGCCGACGAAATCGTTTGCGCAGATATCTGCTTTGTCAGGAATACCGCTTTCCACCATACAGATGTTGGCGAGCCATCTCGTGTACTGGAGGCGAGCACGTGCCATCCCACCACTCCACCAGCGAGATGTGTATTTCGTCTCTCCGAACTGTGACCTCAGCAAACTAGAGGTAGCTACCGCCGCATATCAGTTGGCGTTCCCCACCCTTCCCAGTCTACCGAAGATGTTGTCGGCCTTGAGTGGCACGCCTAGACCCTACGGAAGCTTTATCCCGAGTAAAGACCATAAGGAAGCCTATTTTGCGATCCTAGCATGGTTATTACGGGGAGGATGGGTGACTCAACTCCGAACGTTTGCGCGAGTCAAGGTGTCTCCAGAGATTAAAATGGCAGTGGAGAGGGCTCTTCGACGTGAGGAAGTGGACAAATACCTGAGCAAACAAGGATCGTCCATACTCTCCGACCATAGCAAGCACAATGGCGACACATCAAAgaatgacgacgacgatgctagttcgtcttcatcatcctctctcGCAAGCCAAGACAGCGGTGAGGAAACGCCAATGCCTGGCCGGTATAAACCTGACAGCAAACTACACCTCTCGCATTCGCTCCTAGACCAAGACACCTCCCTGAAAACGGCATCTTTGATTCTGTTCCCACATCGTGCGCCGCCATTAGAGTCTCGATGGCTAGATGAGATCGTTTCGCGATTCCCTAAGCAGCCCAGGTTCTCAGTGAGAGGACGAGCTAACATCGATGAGAACGACCCGGAATATGCAGGGCTTCGAACCCCAATGAAGGACTTGTGGCCGGTCTACATTAAGTACTTCAATGGTATGGATGCCCTCGAGAAGGTTCCAGTGCGTGAGAACCTAAAGCGCAAACTGGTGTGGCAGGTCCTCACACGTCTGGGACTGGTCACCGGCTCGCAGTCATACATCGAATTGGACCCCAGTGAGCAGGTGTTGATCGGTGTGAGACATTGGTAG
- a CDS encoding putative cytochrome c oxidase assembly protein Cox19 has product MGFGSPGTGVNPTKPTPPERGSFPLDHEGECKHLIAGYLKCIKSQRGVNDEECRKLAKGYLACRMDKNLMAPDDFKNLGLIFDKEDKKEHDKS; this is encoded by the exons atgGGTTTCGGAAGTCCAGGCACCGGTGTTAATCCTACCAAGCCCACCCC TCCCGAGCGTGGTAGCTTCCCTCTTGACCATGAAG GCGAATGCAAACACCTCATTGCCGGTTACCTGAAATGTATCAAGTCCCAGCGCGGCGTCAATGACGAAGAGTGCCGGAAATTGGCTAAGGGATATCTGGCTTGTCGGATGGATAA GAACCTAATGGCGCCGGACGACTTCAAGAATCTGGGACTTATTTTCGACAAGGAAGATAAGAAAGAGCATGACAAGTCATGA
- a CDS encoding aldo/keto reductase family protein (aldehyde reductase, putative): MTTFKLNTGAEIPAIGFGTWQDAEAQEGAVVEAIKAGYRHIDTARVYGTEKAVGKAIKKSGVPREQLFITTKLWNNKHHPDDVAQALQDSLNDLDLEYVDLFLMHWPVAWKRGDELFPKENGKPAVIDVDFVDTYKAMEKLLSTGKVKAIGVSNFSKADMEHLLKNTSVVPAAHQLEGHPWLQQRSFVDWHKEKGIHVTHYSPFGNQNELYSREGTIGKLIDDPVLVEIGKKYNKSSAQVALAWGVTQGHSVLPKSKTPSRIRDNLAGDFKLSEEDMQKIHGIDRKLRFNDSSSDFGRDFFSDLDGKK; encoded by the exons ATGACTACGTTCAAGCTCAACACTGGTGCAGAGATCCCTGCCATTGGCTTTGGCACCTGGCAGGATGCCGAGGCACAAGAGGGTGCCGTGGTTGAAGCGATTAAAGCCGGATATCGTCACATTGACACTGCCCGAGT TTACGGAACCGAGAAGGCTGTAGGAAAAGCCATCAAAAAGAGTGGTGTGCCCCGTGAGCAGCTTTTCATCACGACTAAGCTCTGGAACAACAAGCACCATCCCGATGACGTCGCTCAAGCCCTTCAGGATTCGCTCAACGATCTGGATCTAGAATATGTCGACCTTTTCTTGATGCATTGGCCTGTGGCATGGAAGCGAGGAGATGAGCTTTTCCCCAAGGAGAATGGAAAGCCGGCAGTCATAGATGTTGACTTTGTTGAT ACTTACAAAGCAATGGAAAAGTTGCTGTCCACCGGAAAGGTCAAAGCAATTGGCGTTTCGAACTTCTCCAAGGCTGATATGGAGCATCTGCTGAAGAACACCTCGGTCGTGCCCGCGGCGCATCAGCTAGAGGGCCACCCATGGCTGCAGCAGCGTTCGTTCGTCGACTGgcacaaagaaaaaggcatcCATGTCACCCACTACTCTCCCTTCGGAAACCAGAATGAGCTCTACAGTCGTGAAGGCACTATCGGCAAGTTGATTGATGACCCGGTACTGGTAGAGATTGGCAAGAAGTACAACAAGAGCTCAGCTCAGGTTGCCCTTG CTTGGGGTGTTACCCAGGGCCACTCGGTCCTTCCTAAGTCCAAGACCCCCTCAAGAATCAGGGACAACCTGGCAGGAGATTTCAAGTTGAGCGAGGAAGATATGCAGAAGATTCATGGAATCGACAGGAAACTTCGTTTCAACGACAGCAGCTCTGACTTCGGCCGGGATTTCTTCTCCGActtggatggaaagaaatGA
- a CDS encoding uncharacterized protein (RNA-binding protein) has product MAATFSYAQAAKGVAPAQPSEKTAEPNQASKPEEQAEITTPEAENTETVKTEESQEAEKAPVNTDKDVESTAVESSKADVSGTSSPSVGTSSTSTLPKDDESSNTPNGTSESTWDKQSQASGTDKQSNGTENAKEKSAEKEKSEPPKELKAAPLPAVNIWQQRKEAQEAKAKAVASKPAGSAAKTGTSKTASAASSVSGDAQQDQSKAGSKKKGGDVEGAKDRRSKGRDDTASLPPVGDAALWPTPQSAQGEEKKKSEKSPVIRPSGKEKWTPVPYVPTAVFTTPLPSAARRGGRAPRAGRDGARNGTHGSAAAADKATAGQVAQGSATKQSAPGERGRNEPNSARANSLPAPSRRSNSADAGMGDARKNQATDRNRGPKGSDNANIPPAGKHGHGGDNFRHHREGKGFSRNHDATHKGGDHNSRNPHLPVDSQANPRSGSSHERRFENGPKSAEFKDIPRESRADRGRGSHRGRGGFGGSQNSHYPNNHMSHNGFMHPKSFGFGERRSQQHSSGGHRMSLRSPSLPNSGSMYGVYPFPTDINTMYGYQPVHPGPMTAVPYQQYMEPFSLMSMISMQLEYYFSVDNLCKDLFLRRHMDSQGYVPLAFIAGFKRIKTLTEDFELLRHVSRQLRNVDYLQNEDGIDRLRPREKWDQWVLPTDQREPAAQHEGPSKPDETAAAQNHVDGAVNGSTPIVNGTGEAPVSKTSLSSAAPEFSPSKAVEAQNEATVRIPCMPFPHN; this is encoded by the coding sequence ATGGCTGCTACATTTTCTTATGCCCAAGCTGCTAAGGGCGTTGCCCCCGCACAACCGTCAGAAAAGACAGCGGAGCCGAACCAGGCCTCGAAACCAGAGGAGCAGGCTGAGATCACTACTCCTGAAGCTGAAAACACCGAGACTGTGAAGACGGAGGAATCTCAGGAAGCAGAGAAGGCTCCTGTCAACACTGACAAGGATGTGGAATCCACGGCTGTCGAAAGCTCCAAGGCAGATGTTTCAGGAACTTCCTCCCCCAGTGTGGGCACTTCTTCAACCTCGACGTTACcaaaagatgatgagagCTCAAATACACCGAATGGCACTTCCGAATCTACATGGGATAAGCAGTCCCAGGCCTCGGGAACTGACAAGCAGAGCAATGGAACTGAGAATGCTAAAGAGAAGTCtgccgagaaggagaagagcgagCCACCCAAAGAGCTCAAGGCTGCTCCTCTTCCGGCAGTGAATATCTGGCAACAGAGGAAAGAGGCTCAGGAAGCCAAGGCTAAGGCCGTTGCCTCGAAGCCCGCTGGCTCTGCTGCCAAGACTGGCACTTCCAAGACCGCTTCTGCGGCTTCTTCGGTCTCCGGCGATGCTCAACAGGACCAGTCAAAGGCTGgctcaaagaagaagggaggagaTGTGGAAGGTGCCAAGGACAGAAGATCCAAAGGACGTGATGACACTGCATCCCTCCCTCCCGTGGGAGATGCCGCTTTGTGGCCCACCCCTCAAAGTGCTCAGGgtgaggagaaaaagaagtccGAGAAGAGCCCTGTTATCCGTCCCTCCGGTAAAGAGAAGTGGACTCCAGTCCCTTACGTGCCTACTGCTGTTTTTACtactcctcttccttctgctGCCCGCCGTGGTGGAAGAGCTCCTCGCGCTGGAAGGGACGGCGCTCGCAACGGAACCCACGGTTCTGCCGCAGCTGCGGACAAGGCTACTGCTGGTCAGGTAGCTCAAGGCTCTGCCACCAAGCAGTCTGCACCCGGTGAGAGGGGAAGGAACGAGCCCAACTCGGCTCGCGCGAACTCCCTTCCAGCCCCATCCAGGCGATCCAACAGCGCCGATGCCGGAATGGGAGACGCCCGTAAGAACCAAGCAACGGACCGGAACCGTGGACCTAAGGGCAGTGACAATGCCAACATCCCGCCAGCCGGTAAGCATGGCCACGGAGGCGATAACTTCCGTCATCATCGTGAAGGCAAGGGATTCTCCAGGAATCACGACGCTACGCACAAGGGCGGCGATCACAACTCCAGGAACCCCCACTTGCCTGTGGATTCACAGGCTAACCCTCGCTCAGGCTCTTCCCACGAACGTCGCTTCGAGAACGGCCCCAAGTCGGCAGAATTCAAGGACATTCCCCGCGAGTCGCGTGCCGACAGAGGTCGTGGCTCTCACCGTGGCCGTGGCGGTTTCGGCGGCTCTCAGAACTCTCACTATCCTAACAACCATATGTCTCACAATGGTTTCATGCACCCCAAGTCCTTTGGCTTCGGTGAGCGCCGGTCGCAACAGCATAGCTCTGGAGGCCACAGGATGTCTTTGAGGTCGCCTTCTTTACCAAACTCTGGATCCATGTATGGTGTCTATCCTTTCCCCACCGATATCAACACCATGTATGGCTACCAGCCAGTACACCCTGGCCCCATGACCGCTGTCCCTTACCAGCAATATATGGAGCCCTTCTCCCTTATGAGTATGATCTCGATGCAGCTTGAGTACTACTTCTCTGTGGATAACTTGTGCAAGGACTTGTTCCTTCGAAGACACATGGACTCTCAGGGCTACGTCCCACTGGCTTTCATTGCTGGCTTCAAGCGCATCAAGACTCTGACCGAGGACTTCGAACTTCTTCGCCACGTCTCCCGCCAACTGAGAAATGTTGATTATCTGCAGAACGAAGATGGCATTGATAGGTTGCGCCCGAGAGAGAAGTGGGATCAGTGGGTCCTTCCTACTGACCAGCGCGAACCCGCCGCTCAGCATGAGGGACCCAGCAAGCCTGATGAGACTGCAGCAGCGCAGAATCATGTCGATGGCGCAGTTAACGGATCGACACCAATTGTCAATGGAACTGGTGAAGCTCCAGTCTCGAAGACTTCATTGTCTTCCGCCGCCCCTGAGTTCTCGCCTTCCAAGGCTGTGGAAGCGCAAAACGAAGCTACTGTAAGGATCCCTTGTATGCCTTTCCCGCATAATTAA
- a CDS encoding prohibitins and stomatins of the PID superfamily (stomatin-like protein 2), which translates to MDVASRQSSRLLRSSPSAITSRLLQNPRLPTSALTATNNLNSVRRRNVSSSPRSLAPESLLNFGAGSQPGGPPTYFSNRSALPMNTVIRFVPQQTAWIVERMGKFHRILEPGLAILIPFIDRIAYVKSLKESAIEIPSQNAITADNVTLELDGVLYTRVFDAYKASYGVEDAEYAISQLAQTTMRSEIGQLTLDHVLKERATLNTNITQAINEAAQDWGVVCLRYEIRDIHAPEGVVAAMHRQVTAERSKRAEILDSEGQRQSAINIAEGRKQSVILASEAMRQEQINRAAGEAEAILLKAQATARGIDAVAKSIAADKENAHGALSLSVAEKYVDAFSNLAKEGTSVVVPGNVGDMSGMVASAMAIYKNVNQGQAHNVAAKTLGVEPIQGQASHNTSDKASEVDHEVKAEVEETSHENVADEVLEGFNEASQQKR; encoded by the exons ATGGATGTGGCATCTAGGCAGTCGTCGAGGCTGCTCCGGTCCTCCCCCAGCGCCATCACGTCCCGTTTACTCCAGAACCCTCGTCTTCCTACCTCCGCACTCACAGCTACGAACAACTTGAATAGCGTTCGACGACGAAATGTGTCTTCCTCACCCCGGAGCCTCGCACCCGAATCACTTTTGAACTTTGGGGCTGGGTCGCAACCTGGAGGACCCCCTACCTACTTCTCCAATCGCTCGGCGCTCCCCATGAACACGGTTATTCGATTCGTCCCTCAACAGACAGCATGGATCGTGGAGCGGATGGGAAAGTTCCACCGGATCTTGGAGCCTGGTCTTGCGATCCTGATTCCGTTCATTGACCGGATTGCATATGTCAAGAGCTTGAAGGAATCGGCCATCGAAATCCCGAGCCAAAATGCTATTACGGCGGATAACGTCACACTAGAGCTGGATGGTGTGCTGTACACGAGAGTTTTTGACGCGTATAAGGCGAG CTACGGTGTGGAGGATGCGGAATATGCCATCTCCCAACTTGCACAGACGACTATGCGCTCAGAAATCGGTCAGCTTACACTCGACCATGTACTGAAGGAGCGCGCGACGTTAAATACCAACATCACGCAGGCTATCAACGAGGCGGCACAAGATTGGGGTGTTGTTTGTCTTCGTTATGAGATCAGAGATATCCATGCACCGGAGGGCGTCGTCGCAGCCATGCATCGCCAGGTGACAGCTGAGCGGTCGAAGCGGGCGGAGATCCTCGACTCCGAGGGACAGCGGCAGAGTGCGATCAATATCGCCGAGGGTCGGAAGCAGTCCGTGATCTTGGCTTCGGAGGCTATGCGGCAAGAACAGATCAACCGTGCCGCTGGTGAGGCGGAAGCGATCTTGCTGAAGGCACAGGCTACCGCGAGGGGTATCGACGCCGTCGCCAAGTCTATCGCGGCTGATAAGGAGAATGCCCACGGAGCTCTTAGCCTGAGTGTAGCAGAGAAGTATGTCGATGCTTTCTCCAACCTGGCTAAGGAGGGCACTTCGGTTGTCGTTCCCGGAAACGTTGGTGATATGAGTGGAATGGTTGCGAGTGCCATGGCTATCTACAAGAATGTGAACCAGGGCCAAGCGCACAACGTTGCGGCAAAGACCCTGGGAGTGGAACCTATTCAGGGCCAGGCTTCTCACAACACCTCAGACAAAGCGTCTGAAGTAGACCATGAGGTAAAAGCGGAAGTCGAGGAGACCTCCCATGAAAATGTCGCAGATGAAGTACTGGAAGGCTTCAATGAGGCTAGCCAGCAGAAGAGATAA